In the genome of Aspergillus flavus chromosome 8, complete sequence, one region contains:
- a CDS encoding PHD finger domain protein: MLRTNENQPKVFRGLVSQAGPRNTHRPVENTVTSQSMPSVAASSSERCDTGSISDVEKGHIYDEWIRAGKPHNLVCSGCRYPGNLLLCETCCRSYHGPCLPSQDASLLTGSFHCPSCRHKRWDQSPPQFDRSAPSSNASRGSTPGVNGYSRVTSPREYASIDGRRTLAALGPLAGPTQVLSIRSPPDVDRHQSSEDHGNFATPETDVLSRARDLLVDYGQLDADKDIRPELLLKLASMMTELEAQQSLQQEVQELKAENVALRNENANFRGYFTSRLPTNEPMINSSSNIIPPIFPRPSSDTSGKTWDRIVMDLI, from the exons ATGCTGCGGACAAATGAAAACCAGCCGAAAGTTTTTCGTGGGCTTGTGAGCCAAGCTGGGCCACGGAACACCCATCGCCCCGTGGAGAACACAGTGACATCACAGTCAATGCCCTCAGTGGCAGCATCTAGTAGCGAAAGGTGTGATACTGGTAGTATCTCCGACGTGGAAAAAGGCCATATATATGATGAATGGATTC GTGCTGGAAAACCGCACAACTTAGTCTGCTCTGGCTGTCGTTATCCAGGCAATTTGTTATTGTGTGAAACTTGCTGCAGGTCTTACCACGGGCCATGCCTGCCATCGCAAGATGCATCCTTATTGACTGGATCGTTCCACTGTCCATCCTGCAGACACAAACGGTGGGATCAGTCACCTCCTCAATTCGACAGGTCCGCACCTTCGTCTAACGCTTCACGGGGCAGTACTCCTGGTGTAAATGGCTATAGCCGAGTCACCAGTCCCCGTGAATATGCTTCTATAGATGGACGCCGGACCTTGGCAGCTCTGGGCCCATTGGCAGGACCCACCCAGGTTCTGTCTATACGATCTCCGCCTGATGTCGACCGTCATCAGTCTTCTGAAGATCACGGGAATTTTGCAACTCCGGAAACTGACGTCCTGTCCCGCGCCAGGGACCTTCTTGTTGACTATGGTCAACTTGATGCTGACAAAGATATAAGGCCCGAGCTCTTGCTGAAATTGGCGTCAATGATGACAGAGCTCGAAGCCCAACAATCACTGCAACAGGAGGTTCAGGAACTGAAGGCAGAAAATGTTGCTTTGCGAAACGAGAATGCCAACTTCCGGGGATACTTTACCTCCCGGCTGCCAACAAACGAGCCCATGATCAACTCTTCGTCAAACATCATCCCTCCGATCTTCCCAAGGCCGTCGTCCGATACCAGTGGGAAGACTTGGGATAGGATCGTGATGGATTTAATCTAA
- a CDS encoding C6 finger domain protein: MPGVPSNKACERCKKRHLKCDEARPKCQRCTNAGVDCPGYVQTRKFIDQGASVRRRYAPYQESHTKPHTSKGTETATGERLLSSNQHGDQQSAGPSQAHSALPASWRSSESSQPGAHSPTQSIRVNATKSPVRMNAVNFMANQPITDTTPTEIIGLNQSRSTSSRSAGHSPLNFNNATSPHVPGNAYNIVRSRPPSSNTASGSPSQPSERDEFQDIFSELLTGTEHEIAFLVRHFSENLGPWLDVSDSTRFFEVHVPIRAINDPFLNFAIAALAAKHLGRMKGATSPASGGMFTSPATMEIYPNATQVDWFLKATNYYYIAASRMNSAISEAYTSVSSSAILEESAIQIASRWLSSQPQQSSSAAEEAAASTFSRKAENILAASTIMTMYKILDEPAENWQSHLSGIKSLFDSLIEVHSGTSPIPCLLPQGARAAFWNLARLDYLSAYINRVPTQFDQDNVSLWRAAGISIDESGNISLDAKDMTDKALSHEDLAANSLTWLVAKVINFLAESKKSQWEQLTGLSSSDPPTPSSASYPSTSTWLKLCFDFQTWFEGLPETFRPCLRLDYPKDLTKLPEIIYLPFPEIFYGLTSCAATMQQYHFGRLALSLNRPTDAVSGPSTAFDRLQGYRELMKETEYRGREICGIALGRPRSAARVYTIPLLFAVGQCFENPEERQIVVDLLRGIEADLGWETSVRIQKLEASWAQR, from the exons ATGCCTGGGGTACCATCCAACAAAGCATGTGAGCGATGCAAAAAGAGGCATCTCAAG TGTGATGAGGCACGTCCGAAGTGTCAGCGATGCACGAACGCTGGGGTGGACTGTCCGGGATATGTTCAAACGCGCAAATTTATAGACCAAGGCGCTTCGGTAAGGCGCCGATACGCGCCCTACCAAGAAAGTCACACAAAGCCACATACAAGCAAAGGCACAGAAACT GCTACAGGTGAACGCTTGCTCAGCTCGAACCAACATGGTGACCAGCAAAGTGCTGGTCCCAGTCAAGCCCATTCTGCACTTCCTGCGAGCTGGAGATCTAGCGAGTCGAGTCAACCAGGCGCTCACTCACCAACCCAGAGCATAAGGGTTAACGCGACAAAATCGCCCGTTCGAATGAATGCTGTTAATTTCATGGCAAACCAGCCCATCACAGACACCACGCCCACTGAAATTATTGGATTGAACCAGTCACGGAGCACTTCTAGCAGGAGTGCTGGCCACAGTCCactaaattttaataatgcTACATCTCCTCACGTCCCGGGTAATGCTTACAATATCGTTCGGTCCAGGCCCCCATCTTCTAATACTGCCTCGGGGAGCCCATCACAACCTAGCGAGAGAGACGAGTTCCAGGATATCTTTTCTGAACTCTTAACGGGCACTGAACATGAAATAGCGTTTCTGGTTCGACATTTTTCGGAAAATTTGGGGCCTTG GCTAGACGTCTCGGACTCGACCCGGTTTTTTGAAGTTCATGTACCAATACGCGCGATCAATGATCCCTTCTTAAATTTTGCAATTGCCGCTCTGGCTGCGAAACATCTCGGCAGGATGAAAGGCGCAACGTCACCAGCTAGTGGTGGAATGTTCACAAGCCCCGCGACCATGGAAATCTATCCAAATGCGACACAAGTGGACTGGTTTCTCAAAGCAACtaactactactatattGCCGCTTCCCGCATGAATTCCGCCATCTCTGAAGCTTACACTTCCGTATCTAGCTCGGCCATTTTAGAAGAATCGGCAATTCAAATCGCCAGCCGATGGTTGAGTTCTCAGCCACAGCAGTCTAGTTCCgctgccgaagaagccgCTGCCAGCACTTTCTCAAGAAAGGCAGAGAATATCCTCGCAGCCTCAACTATCATGACGATGTATAAGATTTTGGATGAACCCGCAGAAAATTGGCAATC GCACCTTTCTGGAATAAAGTCATTATTTGACTCTTTGATAGAAGTACACAGCGGTACTTCGCCTATTCCATGTTTACTACCTCAAGGGGCTAGGGCGGCGTTCTGGAACCTTGCCCGGTTGGATTACTTAAGTGCTTATATTAATCGAGTTCCAACTCAGTTTGACCAGGACAACGTTTCATTATGGAGAGCTGCCGGCATTTCAATTGATGAATCGGGGAACATATCATTGGATGCCAAGGATATGACCGATAAGGCGTTATCACACGAAGACCTTGCAGCTAACAGCTTGACTTGGCTCGTTGCAAAAGTGATCAATTTTCTAGCGGAGTCGAAGAAGTCACAATGGGAACAATTAACCGGTCTTTCATCTAGTGATCCACCCACACCATCTTCAGCATCATACCCTTCTACTTCCACCTGGTTGAAACTCTGCTTCGATTTTCAAACCTGGTTCGAAGGGTTACCGGAGACATTCCGCCCGTGTCTACGACTAGACTATCCCAAAGACCTAACGAAGCTTCCCGAAATCATTTATTTGCCCTTTCCCGAGATATTTTATGGTCTAACATCCTGTGCTGCGACAATGCAGCAGTACCACTTTGGACGCCTTGCGTTATCCCTGAACAGGCCAACAGATGCAGTCAGCGGGCCCAGCACTGCCTTTGACCGCCTACAAGGGTACCGGGAGTTGATGAAAGAGACCGAATATCGTGGTCGGGAAATTTGTGGCATTGCACTCGGTCGTCCTCGGAGTGCCGCACGTGTTTATACGATACCGCTTTTGTTTGCAGTCGGACAATGTTTTGAAAATCCGGAGGAACGCCAAATAGTTGTTGATCTTCTACGTGGAATCGAGGCGGATCTTGGATGGGAGACGAGCGTTCGGATCCAGAAGTTGGAAGCTTCATGGGCTCAAAGATAG
- a CDS encoding putative alpha-amylase, which produces MSPFNSGTRSESTSPVQKNVKKWWKESTVYQVYPASFKDSDGDGIGDIQGILSKLDYIKSLGANILWLNPIFCSPQVDMGYDISDYYNIYRPYGTVEDLDQLIAAIHERGMKLVLDLVVNHTSDQHRWFQEARSSKANPYRDWYIWRKPIYGEDGKPQPPNNWKSYFGGSVWEYDEPSGEYYLHLFAKEQPDLNWENPYVRAAVHDIIRYWLNKGADGFRMDAINLISKDQNFPNAEITNPDSPWQDGTKHFACGPRLHEYLQGIGKILKQYDAFSVGEMPEVYDLNEMLRSVGSDRNELSMVFHFETVSLDHGPGGKFTSRKWELHELKTIVSRWQTFMHENNGWNTLYLENHDQPRIVSRFGSDEPEYRVPSAKMLATFLGFQSGTLFIYQGQELGMPNVPKHWGINQYRDIETLNHWNEITSNAPQNTPLHEACLAEYRLKSRDNARTPMQWDDSANAGFSSVRPWLPVHDDYQSLNALDQVNDKESVYHYWASVLRLRKAYPDVLVYGSFELLSPEHPDLFVYARMASSGRAVIVTNFRPHEVTWSVPEKAFNSSGDVALSSYPGRTSHSLLQPTVTIKPFEAFVWLSGTETSRL; this is translated from the exons ATGTCTCCATTCAACTCTGGCACCAGGTCAGAATCAACCAGCCCCGTGCAGAAAAACGTGAAGAAGTGGTGGAAAGAGAGCACAGTATACCAAGTCTACCCAGCATCTTTCAAGGACTCCGATGGAGATGGAATTGGAGATATACAGGGTATCCTGTCcaaattagattatatcaAAAGTCTCGGGGCCAACATACTATGGCTCAATCCAATCTTCTGCTCTCCCCAGGTCGATATGGGATACGACATCAGTGACTACTACAATATTTATCGGCCCTATGGGACGGTCGAAGACCTTGATCAATTAATAGCCGCTATCCATGAGCGGGGAATGAAGTTGGTCTTGGATTTAGTAGTGAACCATACTTCTGACCAG CATCGATGGTTCCAAGAAGCGCGTTCGTCCAAAGCCAACCCCTACCGTGACTGGTATATCTGGAGGAAACCTAtatatggagaagatgggaAGCCTCAGCCACCGAACAACTGGAAGTCCTACTTTGGCG GAAGTGTCTGGGAATACGATGAACCGTCCGGTGAATACTACTTGCATTTGTTCGCAAAAGAACAGCCAGATCTGAATTGGGAGAACCCCTACGTTCGCGCGGCAGTACACGACATCATCCGCTATTGGCTAAATAAGGGTGCCGACGGTTTTCGAATGGATGCGATCAATCTTATCAGCAAGGATCAAAACTTTCCTAATGCCGAGATAACGAACCCAGACTCACCGTGGCAAGACGGAACGAAACATTTCGCATGCGGCCCCCGACTCCATGAATACCTTCAAGGTATTGGTAAGATTCTGAAACAGTACGATGCTTTCTCAGTCGGAGAGATGCCAGAAGTCTACGACCTTAACGAGATGCTCAGAAGCGTCGGGAGCGATCGTAATGAATTGAGCATGGTCTTCCACTTTGAGAC GGTTTCCCTCGACCACGGACCCGGAGGCAAGTTTACATCTAGAAAATGGGAACTACACGAGCTGAAAACCATCGTGTCGAGATGGCAAACATTCATGCACGAGAACAACGGCTGGAATACATTATATCTCGAAAACCACGATCAGCCACGAATAGTCTCGCGATTCGGCTCCGATGAGCCTGAGTACCGGGTGCCGTCAGCAAAGATGCTGGCCACTTTCTTGGGCTTTCAGAGCGGGACTCTGTTCATCTACCAGGGCCAAGAGCTGGGAATGCCCAACGTGCCCAAACATTGGGGCATCAACCAGTATCGGGATATTGAAACCTTAAACCATTGGAATGA GATCACCAGCAACGCTCCACAAAACACCCCACTACATGAGGCCTGTCTTGCTGAATACAGATTAAAGTCGAGGGATAATGCACGGACGCCTATGCAGTGGGACGACTCTGCCAACGCTGGATTCTCGTCCGTTCGACCGTGGCTTCCCGTTCACGATGACTATCAGAGTCTCAACGCACTAGACCAAGTCAACGATAAGGAAAGTGTGTACCACTACTGGGCTAGCGTGCTGCGACTACGGAAAGCGTACCCCGATGTCCTGGTATATGGCTCGTTTGAGCTCCTATCCCCCGAGCATCCAGACTTATTTGTCTACGCTCGAATGGCCTCTTCTGGCCGAGCTGTTATAGTCACTAACTTTCGCCCGCACGAAGTAACCTGGTCTGTCCCGGAGAAAGCCTTTAACTCCTCTGGGGATGTCGCGCTCTCTAGTTACCCTGGCCGAACGAGCCATTCCCTACTTCAACCAACGGTTACCATCAAGCCCTTCGAAGCGTTTGTCTGGCTCAGTGGGACCGAAACATCTCGACTGTAG
- a CDS encoding vitamin-D-receptor interacting mediator subunit 4-domain-containing protein, which produces MNTEFQTTLTNLENKLNTLITSLTTSPTATGAPAAAVNLLDADDALTTSISTLRHHQDNYARILRLRNEAASLEEKVKEIVKTAVNYEKEIRTVCNSDEIDSDSDFDSDSSGYDSDAEMQDAGGRPRKLRGIREVDYRLLLDFARRISKYNHQAAADAEAGAKARVQIGEDRDTEMTGTGAIGTNGVEDGEAEPVSSVTKDATSWLDESANMTRQVYMLPYPMEDRIRLGLMGQIQLAAGEGRPGFDPDQEVERLIREAEGLGAADAPPVANVSDEESRVGEAAKAAVKAGSGAVGSGAGTGGVSAAAPKPKPKATLDLDLDDDDDEDDF; this is translated from the coding sequence ATGAACACCGAATTCCAAACCACCCTCACCAACCTCGAAAACAAGCTCAACACTTTAATAACCAGCCTGACCACCTCCCCAACAGCCACCGGCGCGCCCGCAGCAGCAGTCAACCTCCTCGACGCCGATGACGCCCTCACAACCTCGATCTCCACCCTCCGACACCACCAAGACAACTACGCCCGCATCCTCCGTCTCCGGAACGAAGCCGCCTCGCTCGAAGAAAAAGTCAAAGAGATCGTGAAAACAGCCGTGAACTACGAGAAGGAAATCCGCACGGTCTGCAACTCTGATGAAATCGATAGCGACTCGGACTTTGACTCCGATAGTTCGGGGTATGATAGTGATGCGGAGATGCAGGATGCGGGTGGGAGGCCGAGGAAGTTGAGGGGCATTCGGGAGGTGGATTATCGGCTTTTGCTTGATTTTGCGAGGCGCATTAGTAAGTATAATCATCAGGCTGCTGCGGATGCGGAGGCGGGGGCGAAGGCGAGGGTTCAGATTGGGGAGGATCGGGATACGGAGATGACGGGAACTGGAGCGATAGGGACGAATGGAGTAGAGGATGGGGAGGCGGAGCCCGTGTCGAGTGTTACCAAGGATGCGACGTCTTGGTTGGATGAGTCGGCCAATATGACGCGCCAGGTGTATATGTTGCCTTATCCCATGGAGGATCGCATTCGGTTGGGTCTTATGGGGCAGATTCAGTTGGCTGCCGGTGAGGGACGGCCCGGGTTTGATCCTGATCAGGAGGTTGAGCGGTTGATTCGCGAGGCGGAGGGATTGGGGGCTGCGGATGCGCCGCCGGTTGCGAATGTGAGTGATGAGGAGAGCCGTGTGGGTGAGGCTGCGAAGGCTGCTGTGAAGGCTGGGTCTGGTGCCGTTGGTAGTGGTGCTGGTACTGGTGGAGTGTCGGCTGCTGCGCCGAAGCCGAAACCGAAGGCTACACTTGATTTGGAtctggatgatgacgatgatgaggatgatttttGA
- a CDS encoding carnitine-acylcarnitine carrier protein (carnitine/acyl carnitine carrier), with protein MSSASASTPETIRDDVKVAETKAVNQTIAQIRSLVAGAAGGVCAVVVGHPFDLVKVRLQTAEKGVYSGAIDVVKKTVAREGLVRGLYAGVSAPLVGVTPMFAVSFWGYDVGKTLVSKFSEVRVENNTPQYTIGQISAAGFFSAIPMTLITAPFERVKVLLQIQGQNPPPPGQKPKYSGGLDVVRQLYKEGGIRSVFRGSAMTLARDGPGSAAYFAAYEYIKRSLTPKDANGNATGQLSMPAVLAAGGAAGIAMWIPVFPVDTIKSRLQSAPGKPTIGGTIRSVYASGGFKAFFPGFGPALARAVPANAATFAGVELAHNFMKKFFDDE; from the exons ATGTCCTCCGCCTCTGCCTCTACCCCGGAGACAATCCGGGACGACGTCAAGGTCGCCGAGACCAAGGCTGTCAACCAGACTATCGCGCAGATTCGTTCCCTTGTTGCTGGTGCTGCCGGTGGTGTGTGCGCCGTTGTTGTCGGACACCCTTTCGACTTGGTGAAGGTCCGTCTACAGACTGCGGAGAAGGGAGTGTACTCCGGTGCAATTGATGTTGTGAAGAAGACGGTCGCCCGCGAGGGTCTTGTTCGC GGATTGTATGCTGGTGTTTCTGCTCCTCTTGTCGGAGTTACCCCTATGT TCGCTGTCAGCTTCTGG GGTTATGACGTGGGCAAGACGCTCGTCAGCAAGTTCTCCGAAGTGCGCGTGGAGAACAACACCCCCCAATACACCATTGGCCAGATCTCCGCCGCCggtttcttctccgccatccCCATGACCTTGATCACAGCTCCTTTTGAGCGAGTCAAGGTGCTCTTGCAGATCCAAGGCCAGAACCCGCCTCCTCCGGGACAGAAGCCCAAGTACTCCGGTGGATTGGACGTGGTTCGGCAATTGTACAAGGAGGGTGGCATCCGCAGTGTCTTCCGTGGAAGCGCAATGACCCTGGCCCGTGATGGTCCCGGCTCGGCCGCCTACTTCGCTGCTTACGAATATATCAAGCGCTCCCTGACACCCAAGGATGCGAACGGCAACGCCACCGGCCAGCTCTCCATGCCCGCTGTCCTGGCCGCCGGTGGTGCGGCTGGTATTGCCATGTGGATTCCCGTTTTCCCCGTCGACACCATCAAGTCGCGCTTGCAGAGCGCCCCCGGCAAGCCCACAATTGGCGGAACTATCCGCAGCGTCTACGCCAGCGGTGGTTTCAAGGCCTTCTTCCCTGGATTTGGCCCGGCTTTGGCCAGAGCTGTTCCCGCCAACGCCGCTACCTT TGCGGGAGTTGAGCTTGCTCACAACTTCATGAAGAAATTCTTTGACGACGAGTGA
- a CDS encoding CFEM domain protein — MKTTALSFALLAAATTMVSADVSVGECAQMCISNMNAKASELGCSSGDLDCLCKSGNYSYGVRDCTTEACPSEDAAAVVAAALASCPNGSSDSSATGTNGGGASKTGDSASATGTDASKTGDSTATATGSDASKTGDSTATGTATGTDASKTGDSTATGTDASKTGDSTATATGTDASKTGDSTATGTDASKTGDSTATGTDASKTGDASTTVTGSTLSTSASTTTDGSSSSETGSNGSSSTDGSNGGSNGGSATETAPSSTSTNSGASKTVLGSGALGALALAAFFVL, encoded by the exons ATGAAGACCACTGCTCTCTCTTTTGCCCTGCTGGCTGCCGCCACCACCATGGTGAGCGCCGATGTTTCCGTTGGTGAATGCGCT CAAATGTGCATCAGCAACATGAACGCCAAGGCTTCCGAGCTTGGTTGCTCCAGCGGAGACTTGGATTGCCTGTGCAAGAGCGGCAACTACTCCTATGGTGTGCGCGACTGCACTACTGAGGCCTGCCCTAGCgaggatgctgctgctgtcgtGGCTGCCGCTCTTGCTTCCTGCCCTAACGGCTCTTCTGACAGCAGCGCTACTGGTACCAACGGTGGTGGTGCCTCCAAGACTGGTGATTCCGCCTCTGCCACCGGCACTGATGCCTCCAAGACCGGCGACTCGACTGCCACTGCTACTGGCTCTGACGCTTCCAAGACCGGTGACTCGACTGCCACTGGCACTGCTACTGGCACCGATGCTTCCAAGACCGGTGACTCTACCGCTACTGGCACTGACGCCTCCAAGACCGGTGACTCTACCGCTACTGCCACTGGTACCGACGCTTCCAAGACTGGTGACTCCACCGCTACTGGCACCGATGCTTCTAAGACCGGTGACTCGACTGCCACTGGCACCGACGCGTCCAAGACTGGCGACGCCTCCACTACTGTGACCGGCTCCACCCTCAGCACTTCTGCTagcaccaccaccgacggctccagctcctccgAGACCGGCTCTAACGGCAGCAGCTCCACTGATGGCTCCAACGGCGGTTCCAACGGCGGCAGCGCAACTGAGACTGCTCCCTCCAGCACCTCGACCAACTCTGGCGCTTCCAAGACCGTCCTCGGCAGCGGTGCCCTGGGTGCTCTTGCGCTCGCCGCTTTCTTCGTTCTCTAA
- a CDS encoding LEA domain protein — protein sequence MAAPPLPSAPPVSLGQNILLQPPLSRCGRGPGLIIIRPYSYAECQAKNTSLDPEPVQKWAEESYAVVQITLEHEMSADGGGVLGLVERGIAAFESSNECEKDRFAMLIYGSPADYAPEFRKILGNVITALNKKLAAAVFFSSWDMSEESIPILSHIPGNFQPTGPAKKDNHTVYSYADVSSAGFIVPGHADFKITSAGVTHTRSLTFLKKHLNGPYFDLEKIWEEHTWYEFGDRSVEKTMATMVQEPYVNHIPTMTGGIGRARLSKFYLENFIFNNPTDTALELISRTVGTDRIVDEFIFSLTHNKEIDWLLPGIPPTGKPLRIPFTSVVNIRGDRLYHEHIAWDQATVLVQLGLMPEYLPYPYALPGGQLPGPGKRFEYRVPAAGVETAMKLQNEHAVPSNGMFEFKVREVDDE from the exons ATGGCAGCGCCACCTCTCCCCTCCGCGCCTCCAGTATCTCTGGGACAGAAcattctcctccaacccccaCTTTCGCGATGCGGGCGTGGACCCGGTCTAATAATCATCCGGCCGTATAGCTATGCAGAATGTCAAGCAAAGAATACCAGTCTTGACCCAGAGCCCGTGCAGAAATGGGCCGAGGAGAGCTATGCGGTGGTGCAGATTACGTTGGAGCATGAGATGAGTGcggatggtggtggtgttttGGGGCTTGTAGAGAGAGGAATTGCAGCATTTGAGTCATCGAATGAGTGTGAGAAGGATAGGTTTGCCATGTTGA TCTACGGTTCCCCAGCTGATTATGCGCCTGAGTTCAGAAAGATCCTGGGCAATGTCATCACAGCTTTGAACAAAAAGCTTGCGGCTGCAGTGTTTTTCAGCTCCTGGGATATGAGTGAGGAATCGATTCCTATTCTCTCACATATTCCTGGGAATTTCCAACCTACAGGTCCTGCGAAGAAGGACAACCACACTGTGTACTCATATGCAGATGTTTCTTCCGCCGGGTTTATCGTCCCAGGACATGCAGATTTCAAAATCACCTCTGCCGGAGTCACACACACGCGATCCCTGACATTCCTGAAGAAGCATCTGAACGGACCGTACTTCGATCTCGAGAAGATCTGGGAGGAGCACACGTGGTACGAATTCGGAGATCGATCCGTAGAAAAGACTATGGCGACGATGGTGCAGGAGCCGTATGTCAACCATATCCCCACT ATGACGGGGGGAATCGGACGAGCACGACTGAGCAAATTCTACCTTGAGAatttcatcttcaacaaccCTACCGACACCGCACTGGAACTCATCAGCCGGACGGTCGGCACGGACCGGATCGTTGACgaattcatcttcagcctGACACACAACAAGGAGATCGACTGGTT ACTCCCCGGCATCCCACCGACTGGCAAGCCGCTCCGTATCCCATTTACCTCAGTTGTGAACATTCGTGGAGATCGTTTATACCACGAACATATCGCGTGGGATCAGGCGACAGTGCTCGTGCAGCTAGGTCTGATGCCGGAATACCTCCCCTACCCGTATGCACTCCCCGGCGGGCAGTTACCAGGGCCCGGAAAGAGATTTGAGTATCGGGTGCCTGCTGCTGGAGTCGAGACGGCGATGAAGTTGCAGAATGAACATGCAGTGCCGTCAAACGGGATGTTTGAGTTTAAGGTGCGCGAGGTAGATGATGAATGA
- a CDS encoding methyltransferase, with amino-acid sequence MAIQKYDTIGASYNDVPQLATGKLQLAAIQALIGDIKGLTVLELACGPGFYCRKAISWGARHATGVDISPTMIHAARANAKGDKRMEFHIADCIRPFNSNIGQFDLILAPWLLNYARNESELVGMWRNAYNSLKPGGKVIGITTNLHLLDEPTAFPTGRRFGQELEVLGSIEDGGLEVRATLFTSKPFSFTNYYLPSMLYEKSALLAGLSDFRWISITEGLLGDCEVDWDAFSKCPPFLTFTAVRPLDVLK; translated from the coding sequence ATGGCAATCCAAAAATACGATACAATCGGCGCTTCCTACAACGACGTCCCCCAACTCGCCACCGGCAAACTCCAACTAGCAGCCATCCAAGCCCTAATCGGCGACATCAAAGGACTCACCGTCCTCGAACTAGCCTGTGGACCCGGCTTCTACTGCCGAAAAGCCATCTCATGGGGCGCCCGCCACGCCACGGGGGTCGACATCTCCCCAACAATGATCCACGCGGCACGCGCCAACGCAAAAGGGGATAAGCGAATGGAATTCCACATCGCAGATTGCATCCGGCCCTTCAATTCCAACATCGGTCAATTCGACCTCATCCTCGCACCATGGTTACTGAACTATGCCCGAAACGAGTCCGAGCTTGTAGGCATGTGGCGCAATGCCTATAACAGCCTGAAGCCCGGTGGGAAGGTTATTGGGATTACTACGAACCTTCATCTACTGGATGAGCCTACTGCGTTTCCTACGGGGCGGCGTTTCGGGCAGGAATTGGAAGTACTGGGTTCGATTGAGGATGGGGGGTTGGAAGTGAGGGCGACTTTGTTTACGTCTaagcctttttcttttacgaATTATTATTTGCCGAGTATGTTATATGAGAAATCGGCTTTGTTAGCTGGGTTGAGTGATTTTCGGTGGATTTCTATTACTGAGGGTCTTTTGGGGGATTGTGAGGTCGATTGGGATGCGTTTTCGAAATGTCCTCCTTTCTTGACTTTTACGGCGGTGCGGCCGTTGGATGTGTTGAAATGA